One Actinomycetota bacterium DNA segment encodes these proteins:
- a CDS encoding ATP-binding protein, protein MAVRRAISAYYIIFSTTDITMNPLQEYIGLVLSLCMLAGIVLIKPLFSEIKRSEEEARESKLKFQIFSDYTYDWEYWRNPDGSFAHISPSCERCTGYTADEFYKQPELLVEVVHQDDREDFREHLKSLESHTPHSIDFRIITKDGEERWVSHVCQAVFDDEGKWLGRRASNRDITERVNAETELEKHRDHLEEMVKQRTAELEAFTYSVSHDLRAPLRSIDGFSQVVMEDYSADLDEKALDYLRKVRAATERMALMIDDLLSLSRATQTEVVKSDIDLSELAEEVVQFLRDKDPKRKASIKIQKYMTARTDPVLLRIALENLFGNAWKFTAGRTVAEIEFDCSQDKDELLFHVRDNGAGFEMRYADKLFTPFQRLHSQEEFPGTGIGLATVARIIHRLGGQVWAEGEKDKGTTIGFSLPIQ, encoded by the coding sequence ATGGCAGTCCGTCGAGCAATATCGGCGTACTACATAATCTTTAGCACCACAGACATAACGATGAACCCCCTGCAGGAATACATCGGCTTAGTATTGTCCTTATGCATGCTTGCGGGCATCGTACTGATCAAGCCTCTTTTCTCGGAGATCAAACGATCCGAAGAAGAGGCGCGGGAGAGTAAGCTCAAATTCCAGATTTTTTCCGACTACACCTATGACTGGGAATACTGGAGAAACCCCGACGGCAGTTTTGCCCATATCTCTCCTTCATGTGAGCGCTGCACAGGATACACAGCCGATGAGTTCTACAAACAACCTGAACTGCTTGTTGAGGTTGTGCACCAGGATGACCGGGAAGATTTCCGCGAGCACCTGAAAAGCCTAGAATCTCATACACCCCATTCCATTGACTTTCGTATTATCACGAAAGACGGAGAGGAACGCTGGGTTTCGCACGTGTGCCAAGCTGTTTTTGATGACGAGGGGAAGTGGTTGGGTCGGCGAGCCAGTAACCGGGACATCACCGAGCGCGTAAACGCGGAAACTGAGCTGGAAAAGCACCGCGACCATCTCGAAGAGATGGTAAAGCAACGGACCGCTGAGCTCGAGGCGTTTACTTACTCGGTTAGCCACGACCTGCGCGCGCCCTTGCGCAGTATTGACGGGTTCAGCCAGGTAGTTATGGAAGATTATTCGGCGGACCTTGACGAAAAAGCCCTGGATTATTTGCGTAAAGTACGCGCCGCCACAGAGCGGATGGCTTTGATGATTGACGATTTATTGAGTCTATCGCGAGCAACCCAAACGGAAGTAGTGAAAAGCGACATCGATTTAAGCGAGTTGGCCGAGGAGGTCGTCCAGTTCTTGAGGGATAAGGATCCCAAGAGGAAGGCAAGCATCAAAATCCAAAAGTATATGACGGCGCGGACAGACCCCGTCTTGCTACGCATCGCGTTGGAAAATCTTTTTGGCAACGCCTGGAAATTTACTGCCGGCCGGACGGTGGCCGAGATTGAGTTTGACTGCTCGCAAGATAAAGATGAACTTCTGTTTCATGTCCGGGACAACGGCGCGGGTTTTGAGATGCGATACGCCGATAAGCTGTTTACGCCGTTCCAGCGGCTGCATTCACAAGAAGAATTTCCCGGTACGGGAATCGGTTTAGCGAC